A stretch of Flavobacteriales bacterium DNA encodes these proteins:
- the msrB gene encoding peptide-methionine (R)-S-oxide reductase MsrB, with protein sequence MSTNEMSQYDHSGNPHYSHIDTATLNVPLSEWKKLLPADLYYIAFEKGTERAFTGKYWDFEGIGTYACAVCGNVLFQADAKFSSSCGWPSFFQAARKDAIHYHEDRTYGMVRTETTCGRCNAHLGHIFDDGPKPTGQRYCINSVSLEFIGKE encoded by the coding sequence ATGAGCACCAACGAAATGAGCCAGTACGACCACAGCGGCAACCCGCATTACTCCCACATCGACACCGCCACGCTGAACGTTCCGCTGAGCGAATGGAAGAAGCTGCTGCCCGCCGATCTCTATTACATCGCCTTCGAGAAAGGAACCGAACGCGCCTTCACAGGCAAGTACTGGGACTTCGAGGGCATCGGCACCTACGCCTGCGCGGTGTGCGGCAACGTCCTCTTCCAAGCGGACGCGAAATTCAGCAGCAGCTGCGGTTGGCCAAGCTTCTTCCAAGCAGCACGCAAGGATGCCATTCACTACCACGAGGACCGCACGTACGGTATGGTGCGCACCGAGACCACCTGCGGCCGCTGCAATGCGCACCTCGGCCACATCTTCGATGACGGACCCAAACCCACGGGGCAGCGCTACTGCATCAACAGCGTGAGCCTGGAGTTCATCGGGAAGGAGTAA
- the miaB gene encoding tRNA (N6-isopentenyl adenosine(37)-C2)-methylthiotransferase MiaB translates to MNVSDSEVVASILAKDGYTPVKSAEEADLVLLNTCSIREKAEYTVLQRINEMNNLKARNKGLKVGVLGCMAERMREDLLEKKKVVDLVVGPDAYRTLPELLEKVGTGQKAVNVLLSREETYAEIEPVRLDTNGVTAFVTIMRGCDNMCAFCVVPFTRGRERSRDPQTIVRECEQLVRDGYKEVTLLGQNVDSYKFRSDDQMIRRSDDQNSALTPSSGTVDLSSWPGAGTGRLTSNGPATVDFADLLEMVALACPTLRIRYSTSHPKDMTDKVLAVMARYDNICKYIHLPVQSGSSEVLKRMNRGYDRAWYLQRIASIRRHMPDCAISTDIIAGYCGETEEDHQQTLSLINETGYDMAFMFKYSERPKTLAARKYPDDVPDEVKGRRLQEIIDLQKEKSAARLRGYVGEVHEVLIEGVSKRSAEHLYGRNTQNSIVIVSHRHGGTELKPGDLVQARITGSTAGSLQGEVVDILNLQPVLT, encoded by the coding sequence ATGAACGTGAGCGACAGCGAGGTCGTGGCGAGCATCCTGGCCAAGGACGGCTACACTCCGGTGAAGTCCGCTGAGGAAGCCGATCTGGTGCTGCTGAACACGTGCAGCATCCGCGAGAAGGCCGAGTACACCGTGCTGCAGCGCATCAACGAGATGAACAACCTGAAGGCCCGCAACAAGGGCCTGAAGGTGGGCGTGCTGGGCTGCATGGCCGAGCGCATGCGGGAAGACCTGCTGGAAAAGAAGAAAGTGGTGGACCTGGTGGTGGGTCCTGATGCCTACCGCACCCTCCCCGAGCTGCTGGAGAAGGTGGGCACCGGCCAGAAAGCCGTGAATGTGCTGCTCAGCCGCGAGGAGACCTACGCGGAGATCGAGCCGGTCCGACTGGACACGAACGGTGTCACGGCCTTCGTCACCATCATGCGCGGCTGCGACAACATGTGCGCCTTCTGCGTAGTGCCCTTCACGCGGGGACGGGAGCGCAGCCGCGACCCGCAGACCATCGTGCGCGAATGCGAGCAACTGGTTCGCGATGGGTACAAGGAGGTGACACTGCTGGGGCAGAACGTGGATAGCTACAAGTTCAGATCAGACGATCAGATGATCAGACGATCAGATGATCAAAACTCCGCGCTGACCCCTAGCTCCGGAACCGTCGACCTGTCATCGTGGCCCGGAGCCGGGACGGGTCGACTTACCAGCAATGGCCCAGCCACAGTTGATTTCGCCGATCTGCTGGAAATGGTGGCGCTGGCCTGCCCTACCCTGCGGATTCGCTACAGCACCAGCCATCCCAAGGACATGACCGACAAAGTGCTGGCGGTGATGGCGCGTTACGACAACATCTGCAAATACATTCACCTGCCCGTGCAGAGCGGCAGCAGTGAGGTGCTGAAGCGCATGAACCGCGGTTACGACCGAGCGTGGTATTTGCAGCGCATCGCGAGCATCCGGAGGCACATGCCGGACTGCGCGATCAGCACGGACATCATTGCGGGCTATTGCGGCGAGACCGAAGAGGACCACCAACAGACACTGAGCCTCATCAACGAAACAGGTTACGACATGGCCTTCATGTTCAAGTACAGCGAGCGACCAAAGACCTTGGCCGCGCGGAAGTACCCCGATGATGTGCCCGATGAAGTGAAGGGCCGACGTTTACAGGAGATCATCGACCTGCAGAAGGAGAAGAGCGCTGCGCGATTGCGCGGATATGTCGGCGAGGTGCACGAGGTGCTCATCGAAGGCGTTAGCAAGCGAAGCGCTGAGCACCTCTATGGTCGCAACACGCAGAACAGCATTGTCATCGTGTCACATCGGCACGGCGGCACGGAATTGAAGCCCGGCGATCTCGTGCAAGCACGGATCACCGGTTCCACCGCAGGCAGCCTGCAAGGCGAAGTCGTTGACATATTGAACCTTCAACCTGTGCTCACATGA
- a CDS encoding outer membrane beta-barrel protein, with amino-acid sequence MSDQVHTTTRSGSTTSQPASLHRVWFLFLLVLPLSASAQFQIGVSGGTFLYGFRDGSDSRGFTAIKHGAPFSASVWYRERPKERTGFGAEIQYTKRSFQAEYFYGGLGGGTNFNLEVDLSMVHLTAGPEFVLDPEGYSFLRLGLQLGLAVGGVTRGTSKSWSMGSQGYITDEVRSSASRFFKPDARLQVGFGFEFVIADRWVGSVDPSYSYGFASMTKGQAPTLRTSEFGVRLSLGRRYSGRSIWQILRQGSPKPTG; translated from the coding sequence ATGTCTGATCAAGTCCACACAACAACTCGAAGCGGTTCGACCACCAGTCAACCAGCGTCCTTGCATCGAGTCTGGTTCCTTTTCCTTCTCGTGTTGCCGCTTAGCGCCTCAGCGCAGTTTCAGATTGGAGTCTCCGGCGGGACGTTTCTCTACGGATTCCGCGACGGGAGCGACTCCCGCGGCTTCACGGCGATCAAGCATGGTGCCCCATTCTCCGCTAGCGTGTGGTACAGGGAACGGCCTAAGGAGCGCACCGGCTTTGGCGCTGAGATCCAATACACCAAGCGGTCGTTTCAGGCGGAGTATTTCTACGGCGGGCTTGGGGGTGGGACCAACTTCAATCTCGAAGTGGATCTGAGCATGGTGCATCTCACTGCTGGACCAGAGTTCGTTCTGGATCCTGAAGGTTATTCCTTCCTTCGGTTGGGCCTTCAATTGGGCCTGGCCGTTGGGGGTGTTACCCGTGGCACTAGCAAGTCATGGAGCATGGGGTCTCAGGGCTATATAACCGATGAGGTCAGGTCGTCAGCCAGCAGGTTTTTCAAGCCGGATGCACGTTTGCAAGTCGGTTTCGGATTCGAGTTCGTCATTGCCGACCGTTGGGTTGGATCAGTGGACCCTTCTTACAGTTACGGCTTTGCGTCAATGACCAAGGGTCAAGCACCAACCCTAAGGACTTCAGAGTTCGGGGTCCGACTTTCCCTAGGGCGTCGGTATTCCGGCCGATCCATCTGGCAGATTCTCCGCCAAGGCTCACCAAAGCCAACTGGTTGA
- a CDS encoding formimidoylglutamase, giving the protein MDISIYFRPSERFGRNRPEWAANTLGDSTSFFTHGKDFPSLEGKQVALFGVLDDPGHARPRACVKAPDAIRTELYQLHQPASPVQLVDLGDIQAGATAADTQHAVAETLAELMRMNIVPVLLGGGQGHTFSQYLAYERLERTANLACIDNRFDLGDPGQALADTSYLSHIVLRQPNYLFNYSNLGYQTYFVDQPGIELMERLLFDTHRLGELRQGIADAEPVLRNADTLSVDMSAIRRADAPGSTRPGPNGFAGDEACQLMRYAGVSEKVTSVGIYELDPDRDTEGITAQLAAQMVWCFLDGFRSRTNDLPWLDRKRFTRFRIPIRGHEQELVFFKSSVSDRWWMDVPYKAEQEARFERHHLVPCSYSDYQAACREEVPDRWWRTFQKLA; this is encoded by the coding sequence ATGGACATCAGCATCTACTTCCGACCCTCTGAACGCTTCGGGCGAAACCGGCCGGAATGGGCCGCCAACACCTTGGGCGACAGCACGTCCTTCTTCACGCACGGGAAGGACTTCCCTTCGTTGGAAGGGAAACAGGTTGCGCTCTTCGGGGTTCTCGATGACCCCGGCCATGCTCGACCGAGAGCATGCGTGAAAGCTCCGGACGCCATCCGCACCGAGCTCTATCAACTGCATCAGCCTGCATCGCCGGTTCAACTGGTTGATCTGGGCGACATCCAAGCCGGGGCTACTGCCGCCGACACACAGCACGCCGTGGCCGAGACCTTGGCTGAACTCATGCGCATGAACATTGTTCCCGTGCTTCTGGGAGGAGGGCAGGGGCACACCTTCAGCCAGTACCTCGCCTATGAAAGGCTTGAACGCACCGCGAACCTCGCTTGCATCGACAACCGCTTCGATCTCGGTGATCCCGGCCAGGCGCTGGCGGACACCAGCTACCTCAGCCACATCGTGCTTCGACAGCCTAATTACCTCTTCAACTACAGCAACCTGGGCTACCAGACCTACTTCGTGGATCAGCCGGGGATAGAATTGATGGAACGGCTCCTGTTCGACACCCATCGTTTGGGCGAACTCCGTCAAGGCATCGCTGATGCTGAACCGGTGCTTCGCAATGCCGATACCCTTAGCGTGGACATGAGCGCAATCCGCCGCGCCGACGCCCCTGGCAGTACCCGTCCCGGCCCCAATGGCTTCGCTGGCGATGAGGCCTGCCAACTCATGCGCTATGCCGGTGTGAGTGAGAAGGTCACCTCCGTTGGCATCTATGAACTGGACCCAGACCGCGATACGGAAGGCATCACTGCACAGCTGGCCGCACAAATGGTGTGGTGCTTCCTCGATGGCTTCCGCAGCCGTACGAATGATCTGCCCTGGCTCGACCGCAAGCGATTCACGCGGTTCCGGATACCTATCCGCGGCCATGAGCAGGAATTGGTGTTCTTCAAGAGTTCGGTGAGCGACCGCTGGTGGATGGACGTACCCTACAAAGCGGAGCAGGAAGCGCGCTTCGAGCGGCACCATCTGGTGCCGTGTTCCTACTCGGATTACCAAGCAGCCTGTCGGGAGGAGGTGCCCGACCGCTGGTGGCGCACGTTCCAGAAGCTGGCTTGA
- the topA gene encoding type I DNA topoisomerase translates to MAKKKEGSGDLVIVESPAKAKTIEKYLGAGFTVLSSYGHVRDLPERDLSVDVENGFEPTYIIPDDKKGRLAELKKASDKAAMVWLATDEDREGEAISWHLKEALKLGDDKVKRITFNEITKQAVTKAMEHPRTIDIHLVDAQQARRVLDRLVGYELSPVLWRKVKPSLSAGRVQSVAVRLIVEREREILSFDSKSAFKVTAVLITEKGATVKAELPARFAAEAEAMAFLQGCIGAGYTVNAIEKKPGKRTPAAPFTTSTLQQEASRKLGYGVDRTMRIAQGLYEQGHITYMRTDSVNLSEQAIGAAAAQISTQYGERYSKSRRFTSKSKGAQEAHEAIRPTDMAVRNAGSDTDAERLYDLIWKRTLASQMADAELEKTVVDITISTRPNEQLRAQGEVILFDGFLKVYMEGRDDEGDEEQEGLLPEMRQGEALQLREMTATQRFDRAAPRYTEASLVKKLEELGIGRPSTYAPTISTVQKRGYVVKESRDGTPRAYRILTLAEGEIAEKTASENAGAEKQKLFPTDIGMVVNDFLVEHFPSIVDLNFTAKVEEEFDVIAEGKENWREMIARFYKPFHATLGTVKDTAERATGARILGKDPVSGKDVVARIGRFGPMIQIGSAEDEDKPRFASLRKDQSIASVTFEEAMNLFKLPRTLGERDGEVCSVGIGRFGPYVRLGSTYASLTPEDDPLEITLARGVELIDLKKIANATRDLGVYKGEMIVQGRGRFGPFVKFGKTYANIPKGEEPSAVTLERGIELIEAKLAGARQNVLKEFEGSEIQVLAGRYGPYITDGNKNANVPKDQKPEELTLEAATSLLAAAPDKKGGKKGGRKAAKPAAKSAAKAPVKKVSKPAAKKKS, encoded by the coding sequence ATGGCCAAGAAGAAGGAAGGAAGCGGCGACCTGGTGATCGTGGAGTCGCCAGCCAAGGCGAAGACCATTGAGAAATACCTCGGTGCTGGCTTCACCGTGCTCAGCAGCTACGGCCACGTCCGCGACCTGCCGGAGCGCGACCTGAGCGTAGATGTAGAGAACGGATTCGAGCCCACCTACATCATCCCGGACGACAAGAAAGGACGCCTGGCGGAACTGAAGAAAGCCAGCGACAAAGCCGCCATGGTGTGGCTCGCGACTGACGAAGACCGCGAAGGGGAGGCCATCAGCTGGCACTTGAAAGAAGCGCTCAAGCTCGGCGACGACAAGGTGAAGCGCATCACCTTCAACGAGATCACCAAGCAGGCCGTGACCAAGGCGATGGAGCATCCGCGCACCATTGACATCCATCTGGTGGACGCGCAACAGGCCCGCCGTGTGCTGGATCGCCTGGTGGGTTACGAGCTGAGCCCAGTGCTCTGGCGCAAAGTGAAGCCCAGCCTGAGTGCTGGCCGCGTGCAAAGCGTGGCCGTGCGCCTGATCGTGGAGCGCGAGCGCGAGATCCTCAGCTTCGATAGCAAGAGCGCATTCAAGGTCACTGCGGTGCTCATCACGGAGAAAGGCGCCACGGTAAAGGCGGAGCTGCCCGCACGCTTCGCCGCCGAGGCGGAGGCCATGGCCTTCCTGCAAGGCTGCATCGGCGCGGGCTACACGGTGAACGCGATCGAGAAGAAGCCCGGCAAGCGCACGCCAGCTGCGCCCTTCACCACGAGCACCTTGCAGCAGGAGGCCAGCCGCAAGCTCGGCTACGGCGTGGACCGCACCATGCGCATCGCCCAAGGGCTCTACGAGCAGGGGCATATCACCTACATGCGTACCGACTCGGTGAACCTGAGCGAGCAGGCCATCGGCGCAGCGGCCGCGCAGATCAGCACGCAGTACGGCGAGCGCTACAGCAAGAGCCGCCGTTTCACCAGCAAGAGCAAAGGCGCGCAAGAGGCTCACGAGGCCATCCGCCCCACCGACATGGCCGTGCGCAATGCCGGCAGCGACACCGATGCCGAGCGCCTGTACGACCTGATCTGGAAGCGCACGCTGGCCAGCCAGATGGCCGACGCCGAACTGGAGAAGACCGTGGTGGACATCACCATCAGCACGCGGCCCAATGAGCAGCTGCGCGCGCAGGGCGAAGTGATCCTCTTCGACGGTTTCCTCAAGGTGTACATGGAGGGCCGTGACGATGAGGGCGATGAGGAGCAGGAAGGCCTGTTGCCCGAAATGCGCCAAGGCGAAGCGCTGCAGCTGCGCGAGATGACCGCCACGCAGCGCTTCGATCGCGCCGCACCGCGCTACACCGAAGCAAGCCTGGTGAAGAAGCTCGAAGAACTCGGCATCGGCCGACCGAGCACCTACGCGCCCACCATCAGCACCGTGCAGAAGCGCGGCTACGTGGTGAAGGAGAGCCGCGATGGAACACCGCGCGCCTACCGCATCCTCACGCTGGCCGAGGGTGAAATCGCTGAGAAGACCGCCAGTGAGAATGCTGGCGCCGAGAAGCAGAAGCTCTTCCCCACGGACATCGGCATGGTGGTGAACGACTTCCTCGTGGAGCACTTCCCCAGCATCGTCGATCTCAACTTCACCGCCAAGGTGGAGGAGGAGTTCGATGTGATCGCGGAAGGAAAAGAGAACTGGCGCGAGATGATCGCTCGCTTCTACAAGCCCTTCCATGCCACGCTCGGAACGGTGAAGGACACGGCGGAACGAGCAACAGGTGCCCGCATCCTTGGCAAGGACCCTGTGAGCGGCAAGGACGTGGTGGCCCGCATCGGCCGCTTCGGTCCCATGATCCAGATCGGCAGCGCGGAAGATGAGGACAAGCCCCGCTTCGCCAGTCTGCGCAAGGACCAGAGCATCGCATCGGTCACCTTCGAAGAGGCCATGAACCTCTTCAAGTTGCCCCGCACCTTGGGCGAGCGCGATGGCGAGGTCTGTTCGGTAGGAATCGGCCGCTTCGGCCCCTATGTGCGATTAGGCAGCACCTATGCCAGCCTCACGCCGGAGGATGACCCGCTCGAGATCACCTTGGCTCGGGGCGTTGAGCTCATCGACCTCAAGAAGATCGCGAACGCCACGCGCGATCTGGGCGTGTACAAGGGCGAGATGATCGTTCAGGGCCGCGGCCGTTTCGGGCCATTCGTGAAGTTCGGGAAGACCTACGCCAACATCCCCAAGGGTGAGGAGCCATCTGCAGTGACCCTGGAGCGCGGCATCGAGCTCATCGAGGCGAAGCTTGCAGGAGCGCGGCAGAATGTGCTGAAGGAATTCGAGGGTTCTGAAATCCAGGTGCTGGCTGGCCGATATGGCCCTTACATCACCGACGGAAACAAGAACGCCAACGTGCCCAAGGACCAGAAGCCGGAGGAACTCACGCTTGAAGCGGCCACCTCGCTGCTGGCCGCTGCGCCGGACAAGAAGGGCGGGAAGAAAGGCGGACGCAAGGCCGCGAAGCCCGCTGCCAAGAGCGCGGCCAAGGCGCCGGTGAAAAAGGTGAGTAAGCCGGCGGCCAAGAAGAAATCCTAG
- a CDS encoding PepSY-like domain-containing protein: MRFGLTAITLIASVQLLAQKPVVVTPPASAKAHLTQIYPKASVKEWKQGTKLFRAEFTLKGEKHTAVYTTEGAWVRTEHDIKKEDLPKVVHRALIAGKYSTWKIDDAEEHATPEHASLFKVKVETEKEKAELFFLPDGKLLKEEVKARKVKDAKGS; the protein is encoded by the coding sequence ATGCGCTTCGGACTCACTGCAATCACCCTCATCGCGAGCGTTCAGCTCTTGGCACAGAAGCCGGTCGTCGTTACGCCGCCAGCCTCAGCAAAGGCGCATCTCACGCAGATCTACCCCAAGGCCTCGGTGAAGGAGTGGAAACAAGGCACCAAGCTCTTCCGCGCGGAATTCACGCTGAAGGGCGAGAAGCACACGGCCGTGTACACCACCGAAGGCGCTTGGGTGCGCACCGAGCACGACATCAAGAAGGAAGACCTGCCCAAGGTGGTGCATCGCGCGCTGATCGCCGGCAAATACAGCACTTGGAAGATCGACGATGCCGAGGAGCACGCCACGCCGGAGCATGCGAGTCTTTTCAAGGTGAAGGTGGAGACCGAGAAGGAGAAGGCCGAGCTCTTCTTCCTGCCCGACGGGAAATTGCTGAAGGAGGAGGTGAAGGCGCGGAAGGTGAAGGATGCGAAGGGCAGCTAG